The DNA sequence GGTTCCGCCCTGAAGGTTCGTCGCGTCTCCGATCGCCGAGGCCTGCACATCGATCCGGGTGCCGGGTTGTGCGTAGGGGGGCAGATTCGCGGTCAGCATGACCGCCGCGGTATTACGCACCTGGATGGCCGAGGCGGAAACCTGGACTCCCATTCTGTCGAGGACGTTGGCCAGGGACTGGGCGGAAAAGAACGTTTGCCGCTTGTCGCCCGTGCCGTTCAGGCCGACCACCAAGCCGTAGCCGAGCAACTGGTTGTCGCGGACACCCTCGATGGCAGCCAGTTCCTTGATGCGGGTGGCGGACTGAGAGACCGGCGCGAGGGCAAGGGCTCCGAATACAACCGCGAGTGGTAGGGCGTTCATTTCGATCTCTCTAGAAAGGCAGCAGGCCCAGAATCAGCCGATAGAGGAAGTTGGGCCTGCGGATTGCGTCATTGACTACGCCGCGGCCATCGACACGGATCTCCAGATCAGAGAGACGGTCGGAGGAGACGCGGTTGTCCGCGGTGAGGTCCTTCCAGCGGAGAATGCCGCGGATCGACACCTTCTGCCGCTCGGAGTTGATGAAGACGTCCTTTGACCCTTCGACGATCAGGTTGCCATTGGGCAGGACATGGGTGACGCGAGCGGAGAGAGTGGTCTTCAACTCGGTCTCACGGGAGGTTTCTCCCTGCCCTTGGAGATCGTTGGCCCCACCGAGGTTGGCAAGGGAGGAGAGCGGCCCTGGCGTTTTGAGTGGGCCGCCCATGGCGCTGATCGAAGCGGAGGCGCTGGACTTGCGGCTGGTGGTGGTCGCCCCTTTGGACAGTGCGGACGCCTTGTCGTAGATCACGATGGTCACAAGGTCGTAGAGTTGGGCGGCCCGTGTGTCCCGTGCAAGGTCGGCGAGGCGGCCAGAGGGGTCGTAGAGCGACCCGACCGACGTCGCAGGCTTGGGTGTCTGCGATTCAGATTCCAGGAGGTATCTGTCCAGAGGGCTCATCTCCTGCTTTCTTGGTTTTCGCTCCGCGGACCACGACGGGCCGGTGAAAATTGCCAGCACTAGCGCCAGCGCGAGGACGGACTTTGTCGGCATAGGAATCGCTCAAACGGGCCGTTGCTTTGCCTGGCCCTTCCACGACAGCGCGGAGGTGCTTTCGTGTTTCGGAGTTCTCGACCACAATCGTTTCTCCGGTGTGTCCGGGGGCGACCGCGCGGGCCGGAAACCGGATCTGCGTGGATCCCGACTCCACTGTGACCTGTAGCGCGTCACCTCTAGCGACATCGGGCGGGTGGATCAGTAGTTGGGCGTGCAGGGGCATTCCAGCCGTGATCGAGCGGCGGCATTGGCGTCCAAGCAGGTTGGCGTTGTCGCGCTCCGGCTCCTGCTCGAAGATGGTCGCGAGACGGGTCTCATGAACCAGGTCTTCGGATGTGATGACGTGCCCCGCCGGGAGATTGACTGCCGCGTAGTAGCCATCCTGGGGAACGGTTATGCGCACGGTTGCCCAGAATGGAGTGCTCTTGTGTTCCTCGTACTTGATTCGGCCCCGCCAGAGTACTGCCGTTTGGACTGAGGCTCCTCCGGTGGGTTTCGTCAGCGACTTCAACTCGAACTGAAGTTCTCCGGCCGGCATCGGTAGCCGACAATGGTCCACCAGTTCGCAATGAGCATTGGGTGGCAAGGCGTTGAGCAAGGCCCGTTCCACTTGCTGGGCGGAGTACTCATGGGAAGGGCGCTCGATGCAGACGTTCCCAGCCGGACCGCTCGGCGTGATAGCGGTGACGGCACGATGTCGCGCGAGAATCGCGTTGAGTTGACCTGCGGACCAGAATCGCCGGAGTCCAGGGGCTGGCGTGTAGCCTACGAACGTGTCCGCCGGTACTGCACGGAAGGCCGGCAGGATGGTTGCCAGATCGGATGCGCGCACTATGCGGCCCTCCACCTGGATGCAGTCGGCGGCCATTGCCACGACGCAGACGACGAGGATAAGTAACAGTCGCATCATCGTGTCATGTTGTTGACTTGTTGGTACATCTCATCCGCCGCCTTCACGACTTTGGAATTGGCCTCGTAAGCCCGCTGGCTGACGATGAGGTCCACGAACTCCTCGACGACGGAGACGTTGGATTGCTCGACGTACCCCTGGAGCAA is a window from the uncultured Paludibaculum sp. genome containing:
- a CDS encoding flagellar basal body L-ring protein FlgH codes for the protein MSPLDRYLLESESQTPKPATSVGSLYDPSGRLADLARDTRAAQLYDLVTIVIYDKASALSKGATTTSRKSSASASISAMGGPLKTPGPLSSLANLGGANDLQGQGETSRETELKTTLSARVTHVLPNGNLIVEGSKDVFINSERQKVSIRGILRWKDLTADNRVSSDRLSDLEIRVDGRGVVNDAIRRPNFLYRLILGLLPF
- the flgA gene encoding flagellar basal body P-ring formation chaperone FlgA; the encoded protein is MRLLLILVVCVVAMAADCIQVEGRIVRASDLATILPAFRAVPADTFVGYTPAPGLRRFWSAGQLNAILARHRAVTAITPSGPAGNVCIERPSHEYSAQQVERALLNALPPNAHCELVDHCRLPMPAGELQFELKSLTKPTGGASVQTAVLWRGRIKYEEHKSTPFWATVRITVPQDGYYAAVNLPAGHVITSEDLVHETRLATIFEQEPERDNANLLGRQCRRSITAGMPLHAQLLIHPPDVARGDALQVTVESGSTQIRFPARAVAPGHTGETIVVENSETRKHLRAVVEGPGKATARLSDSYADKVRPRAGASAGNFHRPVVVRGAKTKKAGDEPSGQIPPGI